The DNA region CTCAGGGCGACCTGACCGTGGTCGCCGGCACTCTCGTCTCCACCGGCGTCCTCGGCGCGGGCGTGCAGGCTGACGGCAGTCTCGGCGCGTCGGGCGTGCTCGACGCCACGGTGGCCGGCGCGCTGGCGGTGCATGGCAACACGCTGGCGGCCAGCCGCCTGGCGTTACGTGCCGCGTCCCTCGACCTGGCCGCCTCGCGCCTGCGTACTGGCGGCGACATCGCGTTGATCGCCACGGCGGGTGACATCGATACCGGTAACGCGAATATTGCGACGGACGGCATGCTGGCGCTTCAGGCGAGCGGCGCGCTGAAGAACCGTGCCGGCACGTTGCAGGGTGGCACGCTCGACGTCACGGCCGTCAGCCTCGACAACACCGGTGGCACGCTTGTCCAGACGGGTACGACCGATCAGGCGCTGGACTTTGCCGGTGCCCTGGATAACACCAACGGTCGTATCGCCGGCAACGGTGGCAACCTCACCGTGCGCGCGTCCTCGATCACTAACAACAACGGTGCGATCGAGCACGCGGGTACAGGCACGCTGACGATCGACGGCTATAACGGCATCGCCAATCGCGGTGGGCGCATTGTCGGTAACGGGGCGCTCGATCTGGACACGCGCGGTGCGCTGGATTCCACCGGCGGCACGATCAGCCTGACTGACGGCGCGACGATCGACGCGGCCAGCATCGCCAACGACAACGGCACGCTGGTCGCCAGCGCGCTCACGATCACGACGGCGGGTGCGCTGGGTAACAACGCAGGCACGCTTCAGTCGGGTGGCGCGACGTCGGTCACGGCAGGCTCGCTGGCCAACGGCAGCGGTCAGATCAAGGGGTTGTCCGGTGAGCTGATGCGCCTGAGCATCGCGCAGGCGCTGAGCAACGGTGTCGGCGGCTTCATCGGCGGCAACGGGGGTCTGTGGCTGCATGCCGGCTCAGTCGATAACGCGGGGCAGTTGTACGCCAATACGACGGCGGATATCGCCGCCACGGGTAGCCTCGTGAATCGTGGCGCCGTCCAGTCGATGGGTTCATCGACGGTGGTCGCCAACGGCTCGCTGATCAACGACAACGGTCGTATCGAGAGCGGCAGCGGCGATACGGCGGCCACGCTGACCGTCATGGGCGGTGGCTTCTCCAACATCAATGGCCGCATCGCCAATACGGGCACGGGCACGACCCGCCTTGCCTCGGGCGGAGCCATCAACAACACCAGCGGCACGCTTGGCGGTCAGGGTGGCGTGGCAATCAATGCGACCTCGCTGAACGACACCGGCGGCCGGGTGGTTTCCGGCGGCGATCTGTCACTCGGTATCGGTGGTTTCGAGAACACCAGCGGTAACGTCTACGCGGCGGGTACCCTGGACTGGAACAACGGCGGTGCGACGCTGACCAATACCGACGGCCAGTTTGGTGCCGGTACGCGTCTTGCCCTGACGCTGGCGTGGCTCAACAACGCGGGCGGCAACACGTCGTCCAACGGCGACGTAGCGCTCAACTTGCTCGGCGGTATCCAGGGTAACGGCCGCGTCATCGCGGGTCGTGATCTCGATGTCACGCTGCCGGGCGATTTCACCAACGGCGCGGGCGGTCAGTTCAAGGCCAACCGCAACTTCGGTCTGCACCTGGGTGGCTCTCTATACAACAGCGACGGCGCGGCACTTGAAAGCGTCGGCGCATTGACCGTCGATGCCGCCAGCATCACCAACGGCAACGGCGCGCGTATCAGCAGCGCGACGACCGCGCTCAACTCACGCGGGGCCGTGGTCAACCGCGGTCGCCTCGAAGGTGACACGCTCAACGTCAACGGTACGGATGTCGACAATACCGGTTCGCTGATCGGGGACAACATCACCGTTCGCGCGAACAACTTCACCAACGGCGTGGACCTGGGCGGTGTCGCGGACAACACGGCGTATCAGTCGGCCCTGATCGCCGCGACGAACAACGTCCGCCTGCTGATCGGTGGTACGTTCCTCAACCGCGATGCGATGGTGTTCGCGCTGGGCGACATCTTCATCGCCGCCAACGACGGTGGCAGCCGTGCCGGGGCGATCACCAACCTGTCCGGTGATATCGAAGCCGACGGCTCGATCACGCTCGCCGCCAACCAGATCACCAATCAGCGCCGTATCTTCGAAACGCAGACGGTCAACCTGGCGGACGGCGCGATGCAGCAGGTGGGCGGCCCGATCGTGCGCTATGCGTATAACGATCCGGATCCGAACCACCAGCCGCCGAACATCGATCCGAGCCAGGTCGTCAGTGCGGAAGAAATTCAGCGGGCGCGGACGTATTGCCAGGGCGCGGGATATACGGACAACCGCTGCACGGGCTTCCAGAGCGGCGACGGTATTCCGACCCGTTTCCAGGCAACGTACACCGACACTTTGCTGTCGTATGAGCGACTGTCGCGTGCCAGCGCGGAAGGCCGCATGGTCGCCGGCGGAAACATCACGCTGTCCGGCTCGGTCACCAACGACAAGTCGACCGTGGCCGCCGGTAGCAACCTCGTCATCAACGGCGCGGGGCAGAGCGCGCTCGGCGCGGGCGACACGAACATCGGCGGCGAGATCATCCGCAACATCGCCTGGAATCCGACCGGTACCGTGCGTACCGTCTCGGAGTATGGCGTGGGCTGGGAGTCGCTCGTCCACGATCCGCGCCGCTGGGAGCCGAATGGCTTCAAGATCTATGGCAACGGCAGCAGCACCGCGACCATCGCCCTTGGCGACGGACAGCGTCCCGCATGGATCGGCATCGATCCGGGTCAGGGCCTCGTCTCGCGGATGACTGCGGGCGGCACGCTGGAATTTCACGGCCAGACCATCGAGAACACCACGGTCGGCGCCGACGGTAATCCGATCAGCGGCGTGCAGCTCGGTGCGAATAGCGGCGGCAGCAACGTATCCGGCGCAGCCGCGGGCCATGTCGGCGCGGCAGGCGGCAACGTCGATCTCGGCGGCGTCGGTGGCCTGGGCAACGCTCCGGACGCAAACAGCGTCGGTGCCGTCGGCACCACCAGCGGCGACACGCGTAACGCAGGGCCGCGTCCTGGCTCGCAGAGCGTCGGCTCGCCCGACGCCCCGGCCGGCCAGATCCGCCTGCCGACCAGCGGCCTGTATACGACGCACCCGGGCAGCGCGAGCCCGTACCTGATCGAGACCGATCCGCGCTTCGCCAGTCAGGCCGGCTTCCTCGGCAGCGACTACCTGATGGACCGCCTCGGCTTCAACGGCGAAAGCACGATGAAGCGCCTGGGCGACGGCTTCTACGAGCAGCGCATGGTGCTCGACCAGATCACCTCGCTCACGGGCCGTCGCTACCTCACGGACAACACCGACGCCATGGCGCAATACCGCGCGCTGATGGACGCGGGCGTCTCGGCGTCGGGCGAGTTCCAGCTCTCGGTCGGTATCGCACTCACCGCCAGCCAGATGGCCAGCCTCACGCAGGACATCGTCTGGATGGTGAACCAGGAGGTCAACGGCGAGAAGGTGCTCGTGCCGGTGGTCTACCTGTCCGCCGCGCACGCGCAGGAAGTCGCACAGAACGGCGCGATCCTCTCCGGCAAGACGGTGATCCTCGACGCCTCCGGCACGCTGACCAACACGGGCACGATCGCCGCGAGCGAGAACGCCAGCCTCAAAGCGGGCACGCTGCTCAACGGCGGCAACCTCAGCGCGGGCGGCAACCTCAGCGTCACCGCCGCACAGGACATCCTCAACGCGGGCAGCATCAAGGGCGGCAACGTCAGCCTGACCGCAGGCAATGACATCCTCAGCGGTGCGGATATCGGCCGCGTCGATCTGGGCGGCCTGAAACTGGGCGACACGATCGCACCAGTGGATGCCGCGCGCCTGGGTCTCGCCTCGGGCGGTTTGATCAGCGCGACGGGCAACTTGTCAGCAAGCGCGGGTCGCGACCTGACGCTGGGTGCGGTGCCGGTGTCCGCCGGTGGCGATCTGTCGTTGTCGGCCAAGCGCGATCTCTCGCTCACGGCGACGTCGGTCAAGGCGGGCGGCGATGCACAGCTGGTCGCTGGGCGTGACCTGAGCCTCAATGCCATCGGCCAGACGACGGCCGCGCAGGGTGGAAAGCAGAGCAGCGAGAGCACCGTGCATACGGTGGCGACGATCGACGCGGGCGGGAATGCGGTGCTCGCGGCGGGTCGGGATGTGGTGAGTGAGGGGGCTAAGGTTAAGGCGGGGGATCAGGTAGCGATCAGTGCCGGCCGCAACGTCGTGCTGAATGCGATCACCGACACCCAGCGCAGCGAAAGCTACACCAAGGACGGCAAGAAGGCTGTCCAGACCCACACGATGGACCAGACGCTGACAGGCACCAGCCTGGACGGCAGCAACGGCGTGATCGTCAGCGCCGGGCATGACATCAATGCAACGGCCGCAAAGATCACCAGCGAGACGGGCGGCGTCGCCCTGGCGGCAAAGAATGACGTCAACCTCAATGCCGGTCAGGAGCTGCATACCTGGGAGCAGCAGACCAAGAGCGTCAAGTCCGGCACGATGTCGAGCACGACGAAAAAGGCTTACGACGCGACGGTCGATAGCCTTGCGGTCGGTACGCTGATCAGCGGGGACAGTGTGACCGTGGCGGCGGGGAACGACATCACTGCGCAGGGTGCGCAGATCGGTGCAACCAACGATCTGGTGATGGCCGCGGGAAACAACCTGACCATCGGCACGGCCGAGACCGCGCATAGCGAAACCCACGACAAGACCGTCAGCAAATCGGGTCTGATGTCCGGCGGTGGCTTCAGTGTGATGATTGGCGGGTCGAAGGAGCAGACCGGCTACGAAGAGAACGACAGTACGCCGACGGGTAGTGTCATCGGCAGCACGGATGGCAAGGTCACGCTGACGGCCGGTAACACGGTACACATCACCGGTAGCGATGTGCTCAGCAAGGAAGGGACCACGATCGTCGGTAAGGATGTGACGATTGATGCCGCCGTCGCCACCGCGGACACGCGTCAGACGTATAAGAAGCAGACGGCGGGTATTACTCTGGGTCTGACCGGTGGCGTCGTCGATGCTGCTACGGCCGCTTACGGCACGGCGCACCGAGGTGCCGAGGTCGAGGATGGCCGCCTCAAAGCGCTGTACGCGGCGAAGACGGCCTACGCGATCAAGGATGGTGTATCCGCGTACCAGGACGCGGTCGGAAGTACGGGAAGCGCCGATGGCGGCATCTCGCTTCGCGTGGGCATTGGTGCAAGCAGTGCCAGTAGCGAAACAAAGACTCACGAGGAACGTGCCTACGGGAGCAACGTCCGTAGCGACGGCAATGTGACCATTGCCGCAACGGGCGGCGACCTGAACATCATTGGCAGCAATATCGATGGCAAGAACGTTGCGCTTGCCGCTGCTAACAACCTGAACCTGCTTAGCCAGGAAGAGGCGCATTCAAGCAAGAGCACCAACCGCAACGGAAGTGGCGAGATCGGCTTCTCGATTGGCTCGCAGACGGGCATTTACCTGTCGGTATCGGCAGGTAGTGGAAAGGCCGTCGGTAATGGCGTGACTCATGCCGAAACCGTCGTAAACGCAACGGACGGACTCACGATCGTCTCTGGCAACGATACGACGATCAAGGGCGCACAGCTCAAGGGGAACTCCGTCGTCGGCAACATCGGCGGAAACCTGCTCATCCAGAGCGAGCAGGACACCGATGACTACGCGAGTAAGCAACAACAGGCCAGTGTGACGGTGACGTTCGGCTACGGCGGCAGCGGAAGCTTCAGTCAGAGCAAGACAAAGTCCCACTACGAGAGCGTCAACGAGGTCAGTGGTATCGGTGCTGGCGACGGTGGCTTCCAGCTCGTCGTCGGCGGTAATACTCACCTTGCGGGCGGGGTCATTGCCAGCACCGCAGACCCGTCGAAGAACTATCTTTCGACCGGTTCACTGACGTGGGAAGACATCCAGAATGAAGCTAGCTACAAGAGCAGCAGCATCGGTGTCGGTGGTGGTTTCAGCACGGGTAAGTCGGGCGACGACGGCGCCAGAAATCCTTATGGACCCGAGGGAGTATCCGGTTCCCCGAGCCTTGGCCTTGCCCAGAAGAGCAATAGCAGTAGTACGACGGAAAGCTCGATTGCCGGCGGCACGATCATCGTACGCGACGGCCCGGTCGATCTTTCGGGTCTGAAGCGCGATGGCACCCTCGATAGCCTGACCCTGAAGCCGATCTTTGACGAGAAGAAGCTGGCCGAGCAGCAGGAGATGGCTCAGGTCGCGGGACAGGTGGGATTTCGTACTGCTGGCGCTATCGGTGAGACCTTTGGGCTTAAAGACGGAAGTCCGGAGAAGATCGCACTGCACGGCGCTGTCGCGGCGGCGGTTGCTAGCCTCGGCGGAGGCGATATCGGCTCCGCTTTGGCAGGAACGACGGCGAATCAGCTCGCGATCAATTCGATGGCTAAGTCCTTGCAGGACGCCGGCTATCAGCCCGGCTCCCCAGAGTTTGCAACGTTGCTGAAAATGGGGAGTGCCGCCCTCGGCCTGGCGGTGGGCGGAGACACAGGATCGAGCGTCGCCGAGGCGGCGACGCAGTACAACTGGCTACTTCACTCCGAGGTCGAGGATGCGGACAAGCGCAGGGCGGCGTGCGCCAATCAGGCGTGCAAGGACAAGATTACCGCAGAAATGGAGATGCTCAGTCTTTCGCGCGATCACGAGCGGGAGGTCTTCTCAAATAACGCCTTCGCTCAAATTGCGAAGGCACAGGGTGGCTTGACCTACTCGGACCGTGATTACGTCGCAAACGCGTACTATGCGCAATATGGGCTCAAGCCTGGCGAGTCGATCGCTGCAGACTATGCCCCGGCTTACGAGCTGGGATACCAGTTTCGCCAGGTTGTCGCTGGCTTTAGCGGCGCACGCGATTCCCTCTCGACGACTCTTGCGCACTATCAGGCGAATCCAACGGAGATTCCTGCCGCAGTCGTAAACGGCGTCTATGAGAACGGAAAGAGCATCATCACAGGGACGGTCACGTACCTCTCAAGTGACGTACCCGCCTGGACGCTTTCGAACCAGGTCGCCGACGCATATGGTCGGCCGACCGCCGCGAATACCGGGGCTTTTCTTTACGGAGCGCTGATCAAGACCGGGCTGGCAGCGGGCGGCGCGGCGGCTGGTTCATTTGAGTCCGCTGCGGGCTGGCCGGTAGGTACCTCCGGTTGGAATGCGCTGGCAACGCCTGGATCGGCCGCGTACACGTCACAGCTCGGTATGATCTTGAGTGATGGTGGGCTCGCTGCAAGCGGGGGCTCGAGTAACCTTGCGTTGGCCCTTGCCTTAGGCGGCGCGCGAAACACCAGTCTTGTCGTTGGGGGTATCGGAGGATTGGCGGATATGACGGCCGTTTTCCCGTCCGCTTCCGGGAATCTGAGTGCCGGGAAGTTCAATACGTCGGGCGTCTCGCTGATCGATCTCACACCGGATGAGCAGATTATTGCGCAGCATGTCAAGAACAACGGCGACAAGACGGGTGTTAATACAGAAAATTTGATCAACGTCATGGCGGAGCGCCAAGGGCTGACGGTTCTTGATGGAGGCAAATACGGGAGTAACAACGGCTTTGATCACGTTCTTCAAGGAGCGGATGGAAGCGTCACAATCATCGTAGATTCGAAGCAAATAGTGGGCGGTGCCGCTAAGCTGGCCAAAGACCAGAATGGGAACGTGCAGATGTCGGATGAATGGGTCGAAGCTGTGCTTAGTCGAATTGACCAATCCTCGGCGGTTCATCAGGCTATAGTTGACGCGCAGCTTCACGGTACCTTGGTCAAGGGTGTTGCGGGCGTCGACCGAAATACGGGCCGACCAGTTTTGATTCGGGTCAACTAAGCGATGAATGGAAATCGACGAAACGATGCTGTGAGTGCGCGGATCGCGCACATCTCGAGTCGTGTGCATGGCGAATCCGGGGAGAGGGCAATGCGTCTCGCGGTAAGCTATCTAGCTACCGGAAAAGGGGACGAAAAGGGATGCCTTCGTGTTCTCGAGACGCACGCGCATGCGATGGCGCTGTATTCATGGTTTTCGGATCGTGATCTGCTCTTGTGCAAGTCGTGGTTCTGGACAGCATCGCGACTTCAGGTGAAGCGCATGTCCTTGGTTGAACGATCAGGATGGAGCGGTGCGACGTCGACTTTCAGGTCATTGGACGTCTCCTGTACCGATGATGCGAGTCTCAAGTATGAACTCGGGTCGATTATTGCCGCGATGCACGCCCGACCTGAGAGCGAGCCGCTATCGTTTATTTCCGAACAGATAGGGTTGATGCTTCAAGGAGCATTCGATTCGGCGGCGGCTGCCGCAGCGCGGAATCTTCTTTATATTGAAGATACTGCATCGAAATCGATTTTTCTGCCCGATATTGCAGTTCTCAAGGCGATGCATGAAGGATCCGATCTCGATCTTGAGCTGGCTCTGAAAAAACTGTGTGAGGCTAGCTTGTCTTCTCCCAGGAGGCGTGTCGAAGACGGCTTTACCGAAGACCTCATTTCATCGCCAGCGACTATCTATCTCAGGCTTTGTTGGGCAATGGGAAGAACAATTAACATTCAAGATGATTTGGTGCCCATTGCCTGGATGGCTGAAGTGCCATGTGACAGATATACGTTTCAGTTCTCCGAATTGGAAAGCTATTTGGGCTTTTGATCAGGAGGCGCATTCAGAGGGTGACCGGATAGTTGACTGGGATTTGATATCGAGGCCGATGGTGCATAGCGAAACGGGCGCGTGTCTAATAGCTCATGTAAAAGCGCATCTCCAGCGACGTCCCCCCAGATTTGAGTAGCGGCCCGGTTTCGAGTCCAATCCCCCACGAGAAGGAGATTGGACGTGAAGAAGCGTTTTTCCGAAGAGCAGATCATTGGGT from Luteibacter mycovicinus includes:
- a CDS encoding hemagglutinin repeat-containing protein — translated: MTLRPHFARRVTHTLALALLVAFVGAPVASQAQVAGAANPAHRPTVDTAANGTPVVNIVAPTQGGVSHNQYEHFNVDPKGLILNNSAAVSQTQQAGYIVGNANLANGQSARIIVNEVTSQNASSLRGFTEVAGNRAEVIIANPNGISCDGCGFINTSRGTLVTGTPVFGGDGSLAAFRVTRGTLAINGAGLNGTGTDRLDLIARTVAANAKVWANELNVVTGANQVNYGDLSTQAIAGEGATDGVSLDVAALGGMYANKIRLVGTEAGVGVRNAGELATQGGDFTITQAGRLELTGRTTSTGQLAIQGAALSNSGTLAAGSNVAVTTTGALDNSGTIYGTSDTSIDAAGALTNSGKAYAVGGSLDVNASAITNSGAGDVYAGKRATLRAGSIDNAASVESGTELSLQANDRLGNAGTIIAGGAAGLDAANIDNSGRISLAGQASLHASRALTNSGNIVTGGDTAIHSANITNNSQIQSGGDLVVSTAALTLGAQGVLYAGRALTIDVDGKVSNAGQIYATTNASLHAGSLDNGNLLRADGNLVVDVAGDIVNTGAMQAAQKLALDASGALTNSGKLYAIGGALEATAGQALNNAASGDIYAQTDVSLRGGSVSNAGTAEAVGSVAVAANTTVDNIGKLLADTGNATLIATDIAQRGTVSAVGDISLTASQNLTHTGTTVADRDLSVAAVAVTNSGHLQAGRDVAIDTGTLTQQGVIYAKRDATLRGRDVDNAADAMIVADGALRIDNTGTLTNAGTVQAGTDLYAKALTRLDNTATGSLYATSHLDVATTDAIDNAGSVYAGSDATLSTRSLTNSGSLRTGGDLTVNATTASNDGSIYTGGKASWTLAQQLSNTGTLVAQGDLTVVAGTLVSTGVLGAGVQADGSLGASGVLDATVAGALAVHGNTLAASRLALRAASLDLAASRLRTGGDIALIATAGDIDTGNANIATDGMLALQASGALKNRAGTLQGGTLDVTAVSLDNTGGTLVQTGTTDQALDFAGALDNTNGRIAGNGGNLTVRASSITNNNGAIEHAGTGTLTIDGYNGIANRGGRIVGNGALDLDTRGALDSTGGTISLTDGATIDAASIANDNGTLVASALTITTAGALGNNAGTLQSGGATSVTAGSLANGSGQIKGLSGELMRLSIAQALSNGVGGFIGGNGGLWLHAGSVDNAGQLYANTTADIAATGSLVNRGAVQSMGSSTVVANGSLINDNGRIESGSGDTAATLTVMGGGFSNINGRIANTGTGTTRLASGGAINNTSGTLGGQGGVAINATSLNDTGGRVVSGGDLSLGIGGFENTSGNVYAAGTLDWNNGGATLTNTDGQFGAGTRLALTLAWLNNAGGNTSSNGDVALNLLGGIQGNGRVIAGRDLDVTLPGDFTNGAGGQFKANRNFGLHLGGSLYNSDGAALESVGALTVDAASITNGNGARISSATTALNSRGAVVNRGRLEGDTLNVNGTDVDNTGSLIGDNITVRANNFTNGVDLGGVADNTAYQSALIAATNNVRLLIGGTFLNRDAMVFALGDIFIAANDGGSRAGAITNLSGDIEADGSITLAANQITNQRRIFETQTVNLADGAMQQVGGPIVRYAYNDPDPNHQPPNIDPSQVVSAEEIQRARTYCQGAGYTDNRCTGFQSGDGIPTRFQATYTDTLLSYERLSRASAEGRMVAGGNITLSGSVTNDKSTVAAGSNLVINGAGQSALGAGDTNIGGEIIRNIAWNPTGTVRTVSEYGVGWESLVHDPRRWEPNGFKIYGNGSSTATIALGDGQRPAWIGIDPGQGLVSRMTAGGTLEFHGQTIENTTVGADGNPISGVQLGANSGGSNVSGAAAGHVGAAGGNVDLGGVGGLGNAPDANSVGAVGTTSGDTRNAGPRPGSQSVGSPDAPAGQIRLPTSGLYTTHPGSASPYLIETDPRFASQAGFLGSDYLMDRLGFNGESTMKRLGDGFYEQRMVLDQITSLTGRRYLTDNTDAMAQYRALMDAGVSASGEFQLSVGIALTASQMASLTQDIVWMVNQEVNGEKVLVPVVYLSAAHAQEVAQNGAILSGKTVILDASGTLTNTGTIAASENASLKAGTLLNGGNLSAGGNLSVTAAQDILNAGSIKGGNVSLTAGNDILSGADIGRVDLGGLKLGDTIAPVDAARLGLASGGLISATGNLSASAGRDLTLGAVPVSAGGDLSLSAKRDLSLTATSVKAGGDAQLVAGRDLSLNAIGQTTAAQGGKQSSESTVHTVATIDAGGNAVLAAGRDVVSEGAKVKAGDQVAISAGRNVVLNAITDTQRSESYTKDGKKAVQTHTMDQTLTGTSLDGSNGVIVSAGHDINATAAKITSETGGVALAAKNDVNLNAGQELHTWEQQTKSVKSGTMSSTTKKAYDATVDSLAVGTLISGDSVTVAAGNDITAQGAQIGATNDLVMAAGNNLTIGTAETAHSETHDKTVSKSGLMSGGGFSVMIGGSKEQTGYEENDSTPTGSVIGSTDGKVTLTAGNTVHITGSDVLSKEGTTIVGKDVTIDAAVATADTRQTYKKQTAGITLGLTGGVVDAATAAYGTAHRGAEVEDGRLKALYAAKTAYAIKDGVSAYQDAVGSTGSADGGISLRVGIGASSASSETKTHEERAYGSNVRSDGNVTIAATGGDLNIIGSNIDGKNVALAAANNLNLLSQEEAHSSKSTNRNGSGEIGFSIGSQTGIYLSVSAGSGKAVGNGVTHAETVVNATDGLTIVSGNDTTIKGAQLKGNSVVGNIGGNLLIQSEQDTDDYASKQQQASVTVTFGYGGSGSFSQSKTKSHYESVNEVSGIGAGDGGFQLVVGGNTHLAGGVIASTADPSKNYLSTGSLTWEDIQNEASYKSSSIGVGGGFSTGKSGDDGARNPYGPEGVSGSPSLGLAQKSNSSSTTESSIAGGTIIVRDGPVDLSGLKRDGTLDSLTLKPIFDEKKLAEQQEMAQVAGQVGFRTAGAIGETFGLKDGSPEKIALHGAVAAAVASLGGGDIGSALAGTTANQLAINSMAKSLQDAGYQPGSPEFATLLKMGSAALGLAVGGDTGSSVAEAATQYNWLLHSEVEDADKRRAACANQACKDKITAEMEMLSLSRDHEREVFSNNAFAQIAKAQGGLTYSDRDYVANAYYAQYGLKPGESIAADYAPAYELGYQFRQVVAGFSGARDSLSTTLAHYQANPTEIPAAVVNGVYENGKSIITGTVTYLSSDVPAWTLSNQVADAYGRPTAANTGAFLYGALIKTGLAAGGAAAGSFESAAGWPVGTSGWNALATPGSAAYTSQLGMILSDGGLAASGGSSNLALALALGGARNTSLVVGGIGGLADMTAVFPSASGNLSAGKFNTSGVSLIDLTPDEQIIAQHVKNNGDKTGVNTENLINVMAERQGLTVLDGGKYGSNNGFDHVLQGADGSVTIIVDSKQIVGGAAKLAKDQNGNVQMSDEWVEAVLSRIDQSSAVHQAIVDAQLHGTLVKGVAGVDRNTGRPVLIRVN